In Bacteroides cellulosilyticus, the genomic stretch CGGCCTGCTTTCTTCTATTTACCGTTATGGTGAAATTGCGTATATCGGAGGCGGCTTCGGGGTCGGTATTCATAATACGTTGGAAGCAGCTGTTTATGGTATTCCTGTAATATTCGGACCTAAGTACCAGAAGTTTATGGAAGCAATTCAACTTTTAGAAGCCCAGGGTGCATTCTCTATCAAGAATTATGAAGAACTGAAAGAATTGCTGGACCGTATGTTGGCTGATGAGGTTTTCTTGCGCGAAACCGGAACGAATGCCGGATACTACGTCACTAGTAATGCTGGGGCTACGGATAAGATATTAAGTATGATTAATTTCTAAGGGATACGAAATAATAAGAACAGCGGGCGGATAGATTTCTATTCGCCCGCTGTCGTATATGGAAGTTCATCTGGCTTTATTCTTTATACCAGTTAGAATACATCAGATAATTATGTGCTATCTTCTGATTCAGTTCTTTAGCCTGAGCCGGATCTACTTTTTTTATGAACTTGGCAGGTACACCGCCCCAGATGCTTCCCGGTTCAATAACTGTATTGCTTAAGACCAGTGAACCGGCGGCAACGATAGCTCCTTCACCTATCACTGCATGGTCAAGGATTGTAGAACCCATTCCCACTAATGCATAGTCTTTGATAGTGGCTCCGTGAATAGTAACATTATGTCCTACAGAAACGTGGTCACCTATTTCAATTGTTGACTTTTCATATAATGTGTGTAGCACACTTCCGTCTTGTATATTGACTCCATTCCCGATACGGATAGAATTTACATCTCCGCGCAATACTGTGCTGAACCAAATGCTGCAATCGCGCCCCATTTTTACGTCTCCGATGATGGCTGCGTTATCTGCTAAAAAACAATTTTCGCCAAACTCGGGAGTAAAACCTCTTACTGATTTAATTAATGCCATTTTATATAGTGATTAATTTTTTGATTATAATTGACTCGTTGCTTCTTTCAACCATGCCTGCTCTTCTTTGTTCAAGCCGGACGATAATTTTTCATATACAGTCTGATGATATTGGTTAAGCCAATTGATCTCTTCTGATGTGAGCAATTCTTTGATAATTCCCTTTTTACAAATAGGGCAAAGGGTTACTGTTTCAAATTGTAGATAGTTGCCAAACATTCCTTCTCCGGCTGGTACTACTAAAACCAGGTTCTCCGTACGAATCCCATGACTTCCGGCTTTATATACTCCCGGTTCATTGGAAGTCAGCATACCCAATTGCAATGTTACCGGATTTTCATTCATACGAATACTCTGAGGTCCTTCGTGTACATTCAGAAAGTGGCCTACACCATGCCCTGTGCCATGCAGGAAGTTCATTCTTCTTTGCCATATCGGCATACGTGCCAGCACATCCAGTTGCGCACCCCGTGTACCGGCAGGGAATACAGCCATTGCCAGTGCAATGTGCCCTTTCAATATCAATGTATAATCAGTCTTTTCTTCTTCTGTCAGTTTTCCTAAAGCAATGGTACGTGTGATATCTGTTGTTCCATCCAGATATTGTGCACCTGAATCCAATAACAAAAAACCTTCCGGTTTTAGCTGGACATCTGTTTCGGGAGTGGCTTCATAGTGCACGATGGCTCCATGTTCCTTGTATCCGGCAATCGTATCGAAACTTTCTCCCATATATAAATCCTGCTCCGCACGAAATTCATGCAGTTTTTTATCTACGCTGATTTCAGTTTCCTTACCCGTGGGAACAGATGCTTCTAACCATTTCAGAAACTTAACCAAAGCTACTCCATCCCGTTGCATGGCAGCATGTATTCCAGCTATTTCCTGTTCGTTGCGGATGGCTTTCAATAAGGTGACCGGAGAAGCGCCATGAATGATCCTGCAATCAGGGTTGACAGCTGAATACATAGCATAATTTGTTTTAGCCGGATTAAGAAGTAGACTCTCAACACTGATTCGGCTGAGGTATGTTTCTGCTTCCTCGTAGGCGTGCAGGTTTGCTCCTGTTTCTTTCATATAAGTAGCAACCTCAGCGGTTATCTTTTGAGGTTGAATAAAATAGTGAGTTTCGTTCTCTTCGATAAGTAGATAGCTGACAAGCACGGGATTGCAATGTACATCGTTTCCACGCAGATTAAGAGTCCATGCGATTTCATCTAAAGCGGATAAGAACAATGCCTTCGCATTGCACTTTTTTAGTTCTTTTCGAATAATGGCAATCTTTTCTATGCTGCTTTTTCCTGCATATTGGATTTCATAAATGAAAGCAGGAGCTTCCGGCATTGGCGGACGATCCGTCCATAATTTATCTAAGGGATCTGAAATGCTTTTTACTTCTATCTGGCATTTTTGCAACTCGGCTTGCATCCTTTCTACTTCTTCTGCAGAAAACATCTTTCCATCTATGCCGACAGCATCGCCAGGAGTTAGTTGTGTACTTAAAAAAGCTGAAATACTGGGTGTTTCGGGAAGCATCTCCTTATAAAGTTTTATTTCCGTGCCTTCTAATTGCTGGGCAGCCTGGAGAAAATAGCGAGAGTCAGTCCATAGTCCTGCTTGGCTTGTAGTAATAACAACGGTTCCTGCCGAACCAGTAAAGCCGGAAATCCATTCCCGGGATTTCCAGTGGGGAGCAACATATTCGCTCAGATGAGGGTCGGTACTTGGGATAATAAAGGCTTGTATGCCTTCCTGGCTGAACAATGCCCGTAGGTCTTGTAGCCGATCATTGATAGTTTGGATCATATACTATATATAATAAGGTGTAACATTCACTCTTCAAAGATACTCACTTTCTTTGAATTTTTTTGTGGGTCGCTGCACTTTATCCGCTGGCATATTAGAAACTAGTTTCTTGCAGTCTTGCGATTAGTTCTTAGTGCATCCCCGGTTGGTTTATCTTTTTCCTCTGGCGGAAGAAGTTTGAGGGGGATAATCTTTTCTCTTTTTGCAGTTTTTTTGGCAGAAAGTTTTGTGAATAAAGAAACTATGTGTAATTTTGCCGCTCAATTTAATCGTGAGATTTTTAAACCATTAACATTTTAATAAAAAGAAAATGATTGTAGTACCTGTAAAAGAAGGCGAAAACATTGAAAAAGCGCTGAAGAAGTTTAAAAGAAAATTTGAGAAAACTGGTATCGTTAAGGAATTAAGAAGCAGACAGCAGTTTGACAAACCGTCTGTAGTTAAAAGACTTAAGAAAGAACGTGCAGTTTACGTACAACAACTTCAGCAAGTAGAAGATTAATAATTCGTAATTTCCTTTGAATTATTGAATTCTTTTCATACATTCGTTGCATGATTTAGATATGTAGCGATATGTTATTGACAGATTCTTTTCTTGACTATCTTCTGTATGAACGGAATTATGCTGAGGGTACGGTTAAGTACTATCGGAGTGATATTTTGGAATTACAGAAATTCGGTGAAGAAATGTTGGGAGATTTAACCCCGTCGGATGTAGATGCAGACCTTGTTCGTGAATGGATTGCTTCCTTAATGGACAATGGTTGCGCTTCGAATACGATTAATCGAAAGTTAAGTTCAATTCAGGCATATTTTAAATATCTCTTGAAGAAGGGGGAAGTTGCTGTGGATCCGTTGCAAAAAATAACGCGACCGAAAAAGAAAAAGCCGCTTCCTGTTTTTTTGAGAGAAGGAGAAATGGATAAATTGCTGGATGATATAGACTTTGGTGAAGGATTTGAAGGTTGTCGTGACCACTTGATAATTGAGATGTTTTATGCTACTGGCATACGACTTTCTGAATTGATAGATTTGGATGATAAAGGTGTTGATTTTTCGGCTTCTCTGATAAAAGTGACGGGAAAGCGAAATAAGCAGCGCTTGATACCTTTTGATGAGGAGTTGGAACGCTCGATGATGGATTATGTCAATGTGCGGAATGAGGCGGTCCCGGATCGTTCGGATGCTTTTTTTGTCCGGAAGAATGGAAAACGACTTGATCGCAGTATCGTAACTAGTCTTGTGAAACGGAATCTCTCGAAAGTAGTAACTGTAAAAAAAAGAAGTCCCCACGTTCTGAGGCATACCTTTGCAACGGCTATGCTGAATAATGGTGCCGATTTGGGCTCAATAAAAGAGTTTCTTGGGCATGAAAGTTTGGCGACAACCGAAATTTATACGCATACTACTTTTGAAGAACTTAAAAAAGTGTATAACCAGGCTCATCCTCGGGCCTAAAAGTAAGGAGGTAAGTATGGAAGTTAGAATTCAGTCAATTCACTTTGATGCGTCAGAGCAATTGCAAGCTTTTGTTCAGAAGAAAGCAGTAAAATTGGAAAAGTATTACGATGATATAAAGAAAGTAGAGGTGTCATTAAAGGTTGTGAAGCCGGAGACTGCAGAAAATAAAGAAGCAGGTATAAAAGTGATTATTCCCAATGGGGAGTTTTATGCAAGCAAAATCTGCAATACGTTTGAAGAGGCGATTGATTTGAGTGTTGAAGCCTTGGAAAAACAGCTGGTTAAACACAAGGAAAAACAACGGAGCAAATAAAATTTCGCTAAAATTTTGCGGAAAAGAAATAAATGCCTAAATTTGCAGCCGTTTCGCTCACGATAGAACGTAACGGTTGCATTTTTTGAGTAATTGCCTCTTTAGCTCAGCTGGCCAGAGCACGTGATTTGTAATCTCGGGGTCGTTGGTTCGAATCCGACAAGAGGCTCAAAAAAACAATAAGGAAAAAAGAGTTCTTTATTTAAATGTAAGGGCAAATACCAGAGTGGCCAAATGGGGCAGACTGTAAATCTGCTGGCTTACGCCTTCGGTGGTTCGAATCCATCTTTGCCCACACCTCTTTTTCTCCTTGCTGTTATAGCTCAGTGGTAGAGCACTTCCTTGGTAAGGAAGAGGTCCCGGGTTCAAATCCCGGTAACAGCTCGTAAGGAAGTAAATGCTGATTATTAATCAAATAAATAACAAGTAAAGCTATGGCTAAAGAGAAATTCGAACGTAAAAAACCGCACGTAAACATCGGTACAATCGGTCACGTTGACCACGGTAAAACCACGTTGACTGCTGCTATCACTACAGTGTTGGCAAAGAAAGGTCTTTCAGAAGTTAAGTCTTTCGATCAGATCGATAATGCTCCTGAAGAAAAAGAAAGAGGTATCACTATTAATACTTCTCACGTAGAGTATGAAACTGCTAACCGCCACTATGCTCACGTAGACTGTCCGGGTCACGCCGACTACGTAAAGAACATGGTAACTGGTGCTGCTCAGATGGACGGTGCTATCATCGTAGTTGCTGCTACTGATGGTCCGATGCCTCAAACTCGTGAGCACATCTTGTTGGCTCGTCAGGTAAACGTACCGAAGCTTGTTGTATTCATGAACAAGTGCGATATGGTTGACGATGAGGAAATGTTGGAACTCGTTGAAATGGAAATGCGCGAACTGTTGGCTGCATACGAATTTGACGGTGACAATACTCCTATTATCCGTGGTTCAGCTCTTGGTGCATTGAACGGTGTAGAAAAATGGGAAGATAAAGTTATGGAGTTGATGGATGCAGTTGACACTTGGATTCCGTTGCCTCCGCGTGATATCGACAAACCGTTCTTGATGCCGGTTGAAGACGTATTCTCTATTACTGGTCGTGGTACTGTTGCTACTGGTCGTATCGAAGCTGGTATCATTCACGTAGGTGATGAAGTTGAAATCCTTGGTTTGGGTGAAGATAAGAAATCTGTTGTAACTGGCGTTGAAATGTTCCGCAAATTGCTGGATCAGGGTGAAGCTGGTGATAACGTAGGTTTGTTGCTTCGTGGTATCGATAAGGAATCTATCAAACGTGGTATGGTTCTTTGTAAACCGGGACAGATTAAACCTCACTCTAAATTCAAAGCTTCTATTTATGTTTTGAAGAAAGAAGAAGGTGGTCGTCATACTCCATTCCACAACAAATACCGTCCTCAATTCTATCTGCGTACTATGGACTGTACAGGTGAAATTACTCTTCCGGAAGGAACTGAAATGGTAATGCCTGGTGATAACGTAGAAATCAACGTAGAATTGATCTATCCGGTAGCTTTGAACGTAGGTTTGCGTTTTGCTATCCGTGAAGGTGGTCGTACGGTAGGTTCTGGTCAGATTACTGAAATCCTTGACTAATTACCAAATATATTAATCAGTTCCCGGTTTATATCGGGAACTGATTATATTCACACGGGAGTAGCTCAGTTGGTAGAGCACCGGTCTCCAAAACCGGGTGTCGGGAGTTCGAGCCTCTCCTCCCGTGCTAATATTTTTGAAATGAAGAAGATTGTAGCTTATTTTAAAGAAACTTACGACGAACTTGTACATAAAGTATCGTGGCCTACGTATTCTGAACTTACTAACAGTGCAGTAGTTGTTTTATATGCTTCCCTGCTTATTGCTCTGGTAGTATTTGCGATGGACTTCTGTTTCCAGAACGTAATGGAGAAAATTATTTATCCACACTAAAAACGAGGGAAAATGTCTGAGATTGAGAAAAAATGGTACGTTTTGCGTGCTATTAGCGGAAAAGAAGCTAAGGTAAGGGAATACCTTGAAGCTGATATTAAAAACAGCGACCTTGGTGATTATGTATCTCAGGTATTGATTCCTACCGAAAAGGTTTATCAGGTTCGCAATGGAAAGAAAATTGTGAAAGAGAGAAGTTATCTCCCTGGTTACGTTTTGGTGGAGGCTGCTCTGGTAGGTGAGGTCGCTCATCACTTGAGAAATACTCCTAATGTGATTGGATTCTTGGGTGGATCGGATAAACCTGTTCCTCTGAGACAATCGGAAGTGAATCGTATACTTGGTACGGTGGACGAATTGCAGGATGCCAGTGAAGAACTGAACATCCCGTATATAGTCGGTGAAACTGTGAAAGTAAATTACGGCCCGTTCAGCGGATTCAGTGGTATCATTGAAGAAGTGAACACCGAGAAGAAGAAACTTAAGGTTATGGTAAAGATATTCGGACGGAAAACTCCGCTCGAATTGGGCTTTATGCAAGTTGAAAAAGAATAATGCAGGTGTTACGCTGTGGTATTCTTTATTAATGTTTATATATAAATCAATAAAAAAATGGCTAAAGAAGTTGCTGGACTAATCAAATTACAGATTAAAGGAGGCGCGGCAAACCCATCACCTCCCGTAGGCCCCGCTTTGGGTTCTAAGGGTATTAATATCATGGAGTTTTGCAAGCAATTCAACGCCAGAACCCAGGACAAAGCAGGAAAGATCCTTCCTGTGATTATCACTTACTACGCAGATAAGTCTTTCGATTTTGTAATCAAGACTCCTCCCGTTGCTATTCAATTACTTGAAATGGCTAAGGTAAAGAGTGGTTCTGCTGAGCCTAACCGCAAGAAAGTTGCCGAGCTTACTTGGGAACAAGTTCGTGCGATTGCTCAGGACAAGATGGTTGACTTAAACTGTTTCACTGTAGAAGCTGCCATGTCAATGGTTGCCGGTACAGCTAGAAGTATGGGTATCGCTGTAAAAGGGGAGTTCCCGGTTAATAACTAATAAACTTCAATTAGAATGGGTAAACTGACAAAAAAACAAAAGTTGGCTGCAGAAAAAATTGAAGCAGGGAAAGCATACTCACTGAAAGAAGCTGCATCTTTGGTAAAGGAAATTACTTATACCAAGTTTGATGCTTCACTGGATATCGACGTGCGTTTGGGCGTTGATCCGCGTAAGGCGAACCAGATGGTGAGAGGTGTTGTATCACTTCCTCATGGTACTGGTAAAGTTGTGCGCGTTTTGGTGCTTTGTACACCGGATGCTGAAGCTGCTGCAAAAGAAGCCGGAGCTGACTACGTTGGTCTTGACGAATATATTGAAAAGATCAAAGGTGGATGGACAGATGTGGATGTAATCATCACTATGCCTTCTATCATGGGTAAAATTGGTGCACTCGGTCGTGTGCTCGGTCCTCGCGGATTGATGCCTAACCCGAAGAGTGGTACTGTAACTATGGATGTTGCTAAAGCTGTAAGAGAAGTAAAACAAGGTAAGATCGACTTCAAGGTTGACAAGAGTGGTATTGTTCATACTTCAGTTGGTAAAGTTTCATTTAGCGTTGATCAAATTCGTGATAATGCGAAAGAATTCATCTCTACTTTGAATAAATTGAAACCGACCGCAGCCAAGGGTACATATATTAAGAGTATTTATCTTTCTAGCACAATGAGTGCAGGTATCAAGATTGACCCGAAATCAGTAGAAGAAATCTAATAAAACGGAGTAATAATGAGAAAGGAAGATAAAAGTACGATTATTGAGCAGATTGCTGCTACAGTAAAGGAATATAATCACTTCTATTTGATAGACATCACTGCAATGAACGCTGCCGCTACAAGCGCGTTGAGAAGAGAATGTTTCAAATCAGACATCAAATTGATGCTGATTAAGAATACATTGCTTCACAAAGCATTGGAGAGTCTGGAAGAAGATTATTCTCCGCTTTATAATTGCTTGAAGGGTACTACAGCTATTATGTTCTGTAATACTGCCAACTTACCTGCTAAGTTGATTAAAGCAAAAGCTAAAGACGGTATTCCCGGACTGAAAGCTGCATATGCAGAAGAAAGCTTCTATGTTGGTGCTGACCAGTTGGATGCTCTCGTTAGTATCAAGAGTAAGAATGAAGTTATTGCCGATATCGTTGCCTTGTTGCAATCACCGGCCAAGAATGTTATTTCTGCTCTCCAATCAGGTGGAAACACTCTTCACGGAGTTCTCAAAACTCTTGGTGAACGTACCGAAGCGTAAAAATGGGAAAGGTGTCATGACCTTGGGAGTTATGTCCCGAACAAATTTTTCAAAAACAAATAAGTATTTAAACAATTAAAATCATACAAAAATGGCAGATTTGAAAGCTTTTGCAGAACAATTAGTTAACTTGACAGTAAAAGAAGTTAATGAACTTGCAACTATCCTTAAAGAAGAATATGGTATTGAACCTGCTGCTGCAGCTGTAGCTGTTGCTGCTGGTCCTGCAGCTGGTGGTGCTGCTGCCGCTGAAGAAAAAAATTCTTTTGATGTAGTATTAAAGAGCGCTGGATCAGCTAAACTTCAGGTTGTTAAAGCCGTGAAGGAAGCTTGTGGTCTTGGTTTGAAAGAAGCTAAGGACTTGGTAGACGGTGCTCCTAGCGTAGTAAAAGAAGGTTTGGCTAAAGACGAAGCAGAATCATTGAAGAAAACATTGGAAGAAGCTGGAGCTGAAGTTGAACTTAAATAACATTAGCCTGTAAATCAGGTAATTCGGTTAAGAACCCTTCTGAAGAGGGTTCTTAACCTTTTTGTGTATATATTTAAAATTAAGTTCTACAAATCCATTAACAGATGTCTTCAAATACTGTAAACCAAAGAATTAATTTTGCTTCGACTAAAAATCCACTTGAATATCCGGATTTTTTGGAAGTACAATTGAAGTCATTCAAAGACTTTTTACAACTGGATACCCCACCCGAAAAGCGTAAGAACGAGGGACTGTATAAAGTATTTGCTGAAAACTTCCCCATTGCCGATACAAGAAACAATTTTGTTCTTGAGTTTTTGGACTACTATATTGATCCGCCGCGTTATACTATTGATGATTGTATAGAGCGAGGGCTTACTTATAGTGTGCCTTTGAAAGCAAAATTGAAATTATACTGTACAGATCCCGATCATGAGGATTTTGATACAGTTATTCAGGACGTATTCCTTGGTCCTATTCCTTATATGACGGATAAGGCGACTTTCGTCATCAACGGTGCGGAACGTGTTGTTGTATCCCAGCTTCACCGTTCTCCAGGCGTATTCTTCGGTCAGAGCGTACATGCTAATGGTACCAAACTTTATTCTGCCCGTATCATCCCGTTCAAAGGTTCTTGGATTGAGTTTGCTACTGATATTAACAATGTCATGTATGCGTACATCGACCGTAAAAAGAAGTTGCCCGTTACTACTTTGTTGAGAGCTATCGGTTTTGAGAATGATAAGGATATTCTTGAAATTTTCAATCTGGCCGAAGATATTAAAGTCAATAAGACTAATCTTAAGAGAGTGCTGGGACGTAAATTGGCGGCTCGTGTTTTGAAAACATGGATTGAGGATTTTGTAGACGAAGATACCGGTGAAGTAGTTTCTATTGAACGTAACGAAGTTGTGATCGATCGTGAAACTGTGATCGAACCGGAACATGTTGATATTATCTTAGAGTCGGGGGTTCAGAACATTCTTGTACACAAGGAAGAGCCGAATCAGTCTGACTATTCTATTATATATAACACGCTCCAGAAAGACCCGAGTAACTCGGAGAAGGAAGCTGTATTGTATATCTATCGCCAGTTGCGTAATGCAGACCCCGCCGATGATGCCAGTGCACGTGAGGTTATCAATAACCTGTTCTTCTCTGAAAAGAGATATGACTTGGGTAATGTAGGTCGCTACAGAATTAACAAGAAGTTGAATCTGACGACTGATATGGATGTGCGTGTTCTTACGAAGGAAGATATTATTGAAATCATTAAGTACTTGATCGAGTTGATTAACTCGAAGGCTGATGTGGATGATATTGACCACTTGAGTAACCGTCGTGTACGTACTGTAGGAGAGCAATTGTCTAATCAGTTTGCTGTTGGTTTGGCTCGTATGTCACGTACGATTCGTGAACGTATGAACGTACGCGATAATGAAGTGTTTACTCCGATTGATTTGATCAACGCCAAGACTATTTCTTCCGTAATCAATTCATTCTTCGGAACGAATGCTTTGTCTCAGTTTATGGACCAGACGAATCCGCTGGCTGAAATTACGCACAAACGTCGTATGTCTGCCCTCGGTCCTGGTGGTTTGTCTCGTGAGCGTGCCGGATTTGAGGTACGTGACGTTCACTACACTCACTATGGTCGTCTTTGTCCAATTGAAACGCCGGAAGGTCCGAACATTGGTTTGATTTCTTCTTTATGCGTGTTCGCTAAGATCAATGTACTTGGTTTCATTGAAACTCCATATCGTAAGGTTGAAAACGGTAAGGTTGACCTTTCTGATGAAGGTTTGGCATATTTGACTGCGGAAGAAGAAGAAGCTAAGATTATTGCTCAGGGTAATGCACCGTTGAATGATGATGGTACTTTCATCCGCGATAAAGTAAAAGCTCGTCAGGATGCTGACTATCCGGTGGTAACTCC encodes the following:
- a CDS encoding gamma carbonic anhydrase family protein → MALIKSVRGFTPEFGENCFLADNAAIIGDVKMGRDCSIWFSTVLRGDVNSIRIGNGVNIQDGSVLHTLYEKSTIEIGDHVSVGHNVTIHGATIKDYALVGMGSTILDHAVIGEGAIVAAGSLVLSNTVIEPGSIWGGVPAKFIKKVDPAQAKELNQKIAHNYLMYSNWYKE
- a CDS encoding aminopeptidase P family protein gives rise to the protein MIQTINDRLQDLRALFSQEGIQAFIIPSTDPHLSEYVAPHWKSREWISGFTGSAGTVVITTSQAGLWTDSRYFLQAAQQLEGTEIKLYKEMLPETPSISAFLSTQLTPGDAVGIDGKMFSAEEVERMQAELQKCQIEVKSISDPLDKLWTDRPPMPEAPAFIYEIQYAGKSSIEKIAIIRKELKKCNAKALFLSALDEIAWTLNLRGNDVHCNPVLVSYLLIEENETHYFIQPQKITAEVATYMKETGANLHAYEEAETYLSRISVESLLLNPAKTNYAMYSAVNPDCRIIHGASPVTLLKAIRNEQEIAGIHAAMQRDGVALVKFLKWLEASVPTGKETEISVDKKLHEFRAEQDLYMGESFDTIAGYKEHGAIVHYEATPETDVQLKPEGFLLLDSGAQYLDGTTDITRTIALGKLTEEEKTDYTLILKGHIALAMAVFPAGTRGAQLDVLARMPIWQRRMNFLHGTGHGVGHFLNVHEGPQSIRMNENPVTLQLGMLTSNEPGVYKAGSHGIRTENLVLVVPAGEGMFGNYLQFETVTLCPICKKGIIKELLTSEEINWLNQYHQTVYEKLSSGLNKEEQAWLKEATSQL
- the rpsU gene encoding 30S ribosomal protein S21; its protein translation is MIVVPVKEGENIEKALKKFKRKFEKTGIVKELRSRQQFDKPSVVKRLKKERAVYVQQLQQVED
- the xerA gene encoding site-specific tyrosine recombinase/integron integrase; protein product: MLLTDSFLDYLLYERNYAEGTVKYYRSDILELQKFGEEMLGDLTPSDVDADLVREWIASLMDNGCASNTINRKLSSIQAYFKYLLKKGEVAVDPLQKITRPKKKKPLPVFLREGEMDKLLDDIDFGEGFEGCRDHLIIEMFYATGIRLSELIDLDDKGVDFSASLIKVTGKRNKQRLIPFDEELERSMMDYVNVRNEAVPDRSDAFFVRKNGKRLDRSIVTSLVKRNLSKVVTVKKRSPHVLRHTFATAMLNNGADLGSIKEFLGHESLATTEIYTHTTFEELKKVYNQAHPRA
- the hpf gene encoding ribosome hibernation-promoting factor, HPF/YfiA family gives rise to the protein MEVRIQSIHFDASEQLQAFVQKKAVKLEKYYDDIKKVEVSLKVVKPETAENKEAGIKVIIPNGEFYASKICNTFEEAIDLSVEALEKQLVKHKEKQRSK
- the tuf gene encoding elongation factor Tu, which codes for MAKEKFERKKPHVNIGTIGHVDHGKTTLTAAITTVLAKKGLSEVKSFDQIDNAPEEKERGITINTSHVEYETANRHYAHVDCPGHADYVKNMVTGAAQMDGAIIVVAATDGPMPQTREHILLARQVNVPKLVVFMNKCDMVDDEEMLELVEMEMRELLAAYEFDGDNTPIIRGSALGALNGVEKWEDKVMELMDAVDTWIPLPPRDIDKPFLMPVEDVFSITGRGTVATGRIEAGIIHVGDEVEILGLGEDKKSVVTGVEMFRKLLDQGEAGDNVGLLLRGIDKESIKRGMVLCKPGQIKPHSKFKASIYVLKKEEGGRHTPFHNKYRPQFYLRTMDCTGEITLPEGTEMVMPGDNVEINVELIYPVALNVGLRFAIREGGRTVGSGQITEILD
- the secE gene encoding preprotein translocase subunit SecE, with the protein product MKKIVAYFKETYDELVHKVSWPTYSELTNSAVVVLYASLLIALVVFAMDFCFQNVMEKIIYPH
- the nusG gene encoding transcription termination/antitermination protein NusG, which encodes MSEIEKKWYVLRAISGKEAKVREYLEADIKNSDLGDYVSQVLIPTEKVYQVRNGKKIVKERSYLPGYVLVEAALVGEVAHHLRNTPNVIGFLGGSDKPVPLRQSEVNRILGTVDELQDASEELNIPYIVGETVKVNYGPFSGFSGIIEEVNTEKKKLKVMVKIFGRKTPLELGFMQVEKE
- the rplK gene encoding 50S ribosomal protein L11 produces the protein MAKEVAGLIKLQIKGGAANPSPPVGPALGSKGINIMEFCKQFNARTQDKAGKILPVIITYYADKSFDFVIKTPPVAIQLLEMAKVKSGSAEPNRKKVAELTWEQVRAIAQDKMVDLNCFTVEAAMSMVAGTARSMGIAVKGEFPVNN
- the rplA gene encoding 50S ribosomal protein L1: MGKLTKKQKLAAEKIEAGKAYSLKEAASLVKEITYTKFDASLDIDVRLGVDPRKANQMVRGVVSLPHGTGKVVRVLVLCTPDAEAAAKEAGADYVGLDEYIEKIKGGWTDVDVIITMPSIMGKIGALGRVLGPRGLMPNPKSGTVTMDVAKAVREVKQGKIDFKVDKSGIVHTSVGKVSFSVDQIRDNAKEFISTLNKLKPTAAKGTYIKSIYLSSTMSAGIKIDPKSVEEI
- the rplJ gene encoding 50S ribosomal protein L10 — encoded protein: MRKEDKSTIIEQIAATVKEYNHFYLIDITAMNAAATSALRRECFKSDIKLMLIKNTLLHKALESLEEDYSPLYNCLKGTTAIMFCNTANLPAKLIKAKAKDGIPGLKAAYAEESFYVGADQLDALVSIKSKNEVIADIVALLQSPAKNVISALQSGGNTLHGVLKTLGERTEA
- the rplL gene encoding 50S ribosomal protein L7/L12 produces the protein MADLKAFAEQLVNLTVKEVNELATILKEEYGIEPAAAAVAVAAGPAAGGAAAAEEKNSFDVVLKSAGSAKLQVVKAVKEACGLGLKEAKDLVDGAPSVVKEGLAKDEAESLKKTLEEAGAEVELK